Sequence from the Candidatus Methylopumilus planktonicus genome:
GTACTTTTCAATTCGCATCCACATTAAATGATATCAATAAATTAAAAGCACTCGCTGATTACACGATTGATCGCCACTATCCTGAGTGTAAAGCAAAGGACAATCCCTACCTTGCTTTTTTAAATGCGGTGATTGAAAGACAAGCGTCGCTTATTAGTCAATGGATGCATGTAGGTTTTATTCATGGCGTTATGAATACGGACAATATGTCCATCAGTGGCGAAACGATTGATTATGGGCCTTGCGCGTTTATGGATCGTTATCACCCTGAAACCGTCTTCAGCTCCATTGATCGTCAAGGTCGTTATGCATATTCGAATCAACCACCTATAGCGCAGTGGAATCTAGCAAGATTTGCTGAGACTTTAATTCCGCTTATAGATCATAATGCTGATAAGTCAATTGAATTAGCTTCTCAGTCTGTTAATAATTTTTCAGACCAATTTCAAATAGCATGGTTAAAAGGTATGCGACAAAAGCTAGGTTTATTTAATGAAGAGGCAAGCGACATTGAATTAATCAACGAATTATTAGTGCTTATGCAAAAAAATAAAGCTGACTATACGCTTACATTTAGACATCTTTCATCCGATGCGATTTTAAAGGATGCTATTTTTAAAGATACATCATTTAAAGTTTGGTATAAAAATTGGCTCCATTGCATTCAAAAACAAAAAGAAGGTGAAGAGACATCAAGACTCAAGATGTTAAAATATAATCCAGCAGTCATTCCGCGTAATTATTTAGTAGAGAAAGCTTTGTCCCTGGCAGTGGCTGATCAGGACTACAAGTTTTTAAATGATTTGATTGCAGCGCTTTTGAAACCCTATGAGGACTCGCACGTATTTAGCGAGCCACCTATAGAGGAAGATAAGTCTTATAAAACATTTTGTGGCACTTAAAAAATCACATATGAGGCACTAAGCCTTATGTGTGACGATCGAAACTATTTCTTTTTCGTAGCTTTAGGTGCTTCTTTTACTTTTGAAGGTTTAGCAGACTTTATAAGGAGCGCTTTAAGATCTTCAAGGTCTTTACTTTGAGCCGCTACTTTTTCTTCCAATTCAGACATAACAGCTTTCTTTTGTGCGTCAGCTTTTTCATAGTCAGTTACTTTTTGGTTAAGCGTTGCAATTTGACCATTTAAATTTTTAATTTCTGCAGTTTGTGAGCTCAATTGATCTTCCGCGTTATAAGCGCTATATGAAAAGTAACCCGCTACCGCGATTAAAATTGCAATGATGATGTTTTTAAAAGTGCCAGAGTTTTCCATCTATGATTCCTTCTTGATTATGTTAAATTTAAAAAGTATTCGTTTACATACATACTCTCTTAGGTAGGCATAATATAAGAAAGTTCAGCAATCTCAAAGCGACTGAAAGCTTTTGGGAAAATAGAAAACCCGCTTAAAAGCGGGTTTTCTTTAAAACAAGTAATCAATTATTTTAAAACGATCACTTTTGTAGCTTTTGAACAGAGCTCAACTCTTGATTTATCCACCATACCTACAACATCTTCTGAGCGAAGATTAGCTTGCAAAAGAGCTTTCTCAGCTTCTGTTTGAGCTTTGCAAGCAAGCGCAAAATCCTTATTTCTAACAGCGATGTCGCTTAAATTTTGTAAGCGCACTGCGCGTTCTAATTCATGAAATTTTTCATTGCTTTGAACGAATGTGGACGCAGCCACCGTAGTTGATATTGCTGCAACAGCAGCGACAATAATAAGACTTAAACGTACTGACTTTTTCATTTTTTTATCCTTTTGGGTTGTATTAATTTTGTACACTTTTGATGTACTTGATCATATTAGTCGATAATTGTTAACAAATTATGACATTGGCATAGCTCTAGCACTGCAAGCGAAGTGGAGACTCTTAAATCTATAATGGACCCTTAAGGCCTCACTCAAGATTATTTTTTAAAAAAATTACTATGCTATAAATAAAAAAAGCCAGCGAGCGCTGGCTTTTAAATTTGATCTAAATTATTTAGATTGTGTATTTAGTGCCTTGCTGCAAAGCTCTTGATTGCTCTTATGAATCATGCCAAGCAAGTCTTCAGACTTGGAGTGAACTTTACCTAGATATTCCTCTGCCTCAGTTTGTGATTTACAAGCAAGGACATAATCTTTGTTACCAATAGCGATTAAAGTTAAATTTTGTAGGCGTGAAACAGCCTCTAATTCTTTAATTTTTGTTCTGGCGTTAACATATTTAAATGCGATAGCTGCTGTAGCAACTAATCCAATAAGTGCCACTGCTATTGTTACTTTTGTATTTTTTTTCATTACTTCCCTTAGTTAATGCTTTTTTTAAAATTTGAATGGTGGCCAGGGGCAGAATCGAACTGCCGACACGCGGATTTTCAATCCGCTGCTCTACCGACTGAGCTACCTGGCCATATAGAACCTCACGATAAAACCGTGAAGAAGCGGAATTATAGCAAAAATGCTGACTTTTACCGAGTTTTAGGGGTCAATTTATCCAATTAACGAGACCAATAGAGCGAGCCACTTTGCTGGATGGGAAGGGCAATAAAGAAAATTTATTTTTTTGCAGATTATCTAAATTTAGGGCTAAAATTTACTTTGAAAAATCTTTTTACTTACCAGGATTAATATCATGAGCGTATTAGAAAATTTCAAAAAGTTAAAAGCAGAGGGAAAGAAAATTGTAGTTGTTACTTCTTACGACTACTGGAGCGCAAAGATTCTTAACGAAACCGATGTAAGTGGTATTTTAATTGGCGACTGTTCGTCTATGGTCATGCATGGCCATGGCGACACATTGAGTTCTGATGCAGAAACCATTGCGATGCACACCCGAGCGGTGAGAAAGGGAGCAAAAGACAAATTCCTTATTGCTGCTATGCCTTTCATGAGCAATAGAAAGGGGATGAAGGAGACAATGGATAACGTTGAAATCTTAATCAAGGCTGGAGCCAATGCACTCAAGATAGAGGGTGTTGCTGGAAACGAAGAGCTCTATGCGCATCTATCTCAATCAGGTATTCCTACAATCGGACACATTGGGCTTACACCATCTCACCACAATGCAATCGGTGGATTTAAAGCTCAAGGTAAAACTATTGAAAGTGAGCTTAGTCTCATTGAAGAAGCCAAAA
This genomic interval carries:
- a CDS encoding protein adenylyltransferase SelO, coding for MNIQKINKVAWHFNHSYTKLPKDFFVEQLPVKVSNPKLILLNEPLLKALGLDKEALSPEAWGNIFSGNELPEKAHPIAEAYAGHQFGHFALLGDGRAVLFGEHINPEGDHFDIQFKGSGQTPYSRRGDGRAALGPMLREFIISEAMNALNIPTTRSLAVVTTGESVMRDEVLPGAILTRVAKSHIRVGTFQFASTLNDINKLKALADYTIDRHYPECKAKDNPYLAFLNAVIERQASLISQWMHVGFIHGVMNTDNMSISGETIDYGPCAFMDRYHPETVFSSIDRQGRYAYSNQPPIAQWNLARFAETLIPLIDHNADKSIELASQSVNNFSDQFQIAWLKGMRQKLGLFNEEASDIELINELLVLMQKNKADYTLTFRHLSSDAILKDAIFKDTSFKVWYKNWLHCIQKQKEGEETSRLKMLKYNPAVIPRNYLVEKALSLAVADQDYKFLNDLIAALLKPYEDSHVFSEPPIEEDKSYKTFCGT
- the panB gene encoding 3-methyl-2-oxobutanoate hydroxymethyltransferase; translation: MSVLENFKKLKAEGKKIVVVTSYDYWSAKILNETDVSGILIGDCSSMVMHGHGDTLSSDAETIAMHTRAVRKGAKDKFLIAAMPFMSNRKGMKETMDNVEILIKAGANALKIEGVAGNEELYAHLSQSGIPTIGHIGLTPSHHNAIGGFKAQGKTIESELSLIEEAKKLDKLGCIAIVLEAVPQHVGASVRDAVSIPVVGVGAGLDVDGQALVFQDVLGFSTDFKPKFVRTYLNGADLIKNAINQFAADVHAGAFPSAIETYAPSKEQLLKK